From bacterium:
CCTTGAAGATATCCAAGAAGACGCTCTATGCCGAATTCCCCTCGAAACAGGCGATTTGGGAAGAATTGGTGCGGATCGAAGCGTACAAGACCGCGGAATATTTGAAGACGTACCTCAGCGACGACAGCTCGCCGCTCGAACGGTTGGGGAAACTTGCCGGCTACTATTTGCGACGGCAGGTGCAGGCGCGGGAAGAGGAGCGCGACCGCTTGCTCACAGCGAATCTGGTGGGCGGCTTGACCGATGAAATACAGGAGGATGCGGGGAAGCGGCTGCGGGAAGAGGGGCTCGAACAGGCATTCCCCCAACTCGTGGAGGGTTTGGTGGTTGAG
This genomic window contains:
- a CDS encoding TetR/AcrR family transcriptional regulator; its protein translation is MAERLKRDTRRMILETARKNFLQSGVKRTTMEEIAHALKISKKTLYAEFPSKQAIWEELVRIEAYKTAEYLKTYLSDDSSPLERLGKLAGYYLRRQVQAREEERDRLLTANLVGGLTDEIQEDAGKRLREEGLEQAFPQLVEGLVVEAQKAGEAMKGDTWLFARLTVGLVNTIITTQQERPSELPPVKEYIRRLLTI